The nucleotide sequence GCCTCGATGGAGAAGGTGACGCCATCCAGGGCCCGCACTCCGGAGAAGGAGAGGCCTACGTTGTCGAGCTCGAGCAGTGCCATCCCTCAACCCTCACGACAGCCAGCGCCGCTTGCGGCGGTACCGTTTCAGCTCGTGGTAGCCACGCTGCCCTTCACGTCCGAAGCCCAGGTAGAACTCCTGGACGTCGGGGTCCTCGCGCAGCGTGTCCGCCGGGCCGTCCAGCACGACCTTGCCCGTCTCCAGCACGTACCCGTAGCGGGCCAGCTTCAGCGCCACCATGGCGTTCTGTTCGACGAGGAGCACGGAGACGCCCTCGGCGCTGACGCGCTGGATGAGCTCCGACACCTCGCCCACGGCCTTCGGGGACAGGCCCAGGAAGGGCTCGTCCAGCAGCAGCATCTTCGGGCGCCGCATCAGCCCCCGGCAGATGGCCAGCAGCTGCTGCTCGCCGCCGGACAGGTAGCCGGCCTTCTGCCGCCGCCGCTCCTTGAGCACCGGGAAGCGCGTGAAGGCGGACTCCACCAGCTCCGCGCGCGCCTGGGCGCCCATGCCGAACCCGCCCGCGAGCAGGTTCTCCTCCACGGACAG is from Pyxidicoccus xibeiensis and encodes:
- a CDS encoding ABC transporter ATP-binding protein, with the protein product MSATSSPPLLRVQNLQVVYHSVVRALRGVTLEVPQQGVVALLGPNGAGKSTALRAISGLLELHDGTITKGKIELSGKDLLPLPADGRVREGVVQILEGRRILNELSVEENLLAGGFGMGAQARAELVESAFTRFPVLKERRRQKAGYLSGGEQQLLAICRGLMRRPKMLLLDEPFLGLSPKAVGEVSELIQRVSAEGVSVLLVEQNAMVALKLARYGYVLETGKVVLDGPADTLREDPDVQEFYLGFGREGQRGYHELKRYRRKRRWLS